A window of the Betaproteobacteria bacterium genome harbors these coding sequences:
- a CDS encoding cation:proton antiporter, with product MTDTLSAVATTAVHRQESLLFATLLELTIIVLAGRVGGILARRVGQAAAVGEIVMGILLGPSLFGLLAPQSFAFVFRSASPEPLQILSSLGLVLLMFQIGLEFDFEHLAERLNRKAVLSVSLSCLVAPFALGLALGYAAAPVLSPQADRFNSALFVATAFSITALPILGRIMLEFDLTRTPLGVIAISAAAINDVIGWLLLALVTALAASQWDGTLFAARVGAVALFVCASTWLVRPLLKRAVRAMPPRHGRLPPNLLGLMLAVIFTAAMATYGVGIFAIFGAFMMGVLLFDETEFVHAWRERIGDFVNVFFLPIFFTYTGLLTSIGSLDSLASWGWCAATVLLATVGKLGAAYLAARFSGFNHAESSILGFMMNTRALMELVVINVGYQLGVISQPMFTILVIMAIFSTVLTTPALRHFLPRSRPATVSAAAAGEAA from the coding sequence ATGACCGATACACTCTCCGCCGTCGCCACTACGGCGGTACACCGCCAGGAATCGCTGCTGTTCGCGACGCTGCTCGAACTCACCATCATCGTGCTGGCCGGTCGTGTAGGTGGAATCCTCGCGCGCCGCGTCGGCCAGGCAGCCGCCGTCGGCGAGATCGTCATGGGCATTCTGCTCGGCCCGTCGCTCTTCGGATTGCTGGCGCCGCAGTCCTTCGCGTTCGTGTTCCGCTCGGCATCGCCGGAACCCCTGCAGATCCTGTCGAGCCTGGGGCTGGTGCTGCTCATGTTCCAGATCGGCCTCGAATTCGACTTCGAGCATCTGGCGGAGCGACTGAATCGCAAGGCCGTGTTGTCGGTCTCGCTGTCGTGCCTCGTCGCGCCGTTTGCCCTTGGCCTCGCGCTCGGCTACGCCGCGGCGCCGGTGCTCTCGCCGCAGGCAGATCGTTTCAACTCGGCGCTCTTCGTCGCGACGGCGTTCTCGATCACGGCGCTGCCCATCCTTGGCCGCATCATGCTTGAGTTCGACCTGACGCGCACGCCGCTGGGCGTGATCGCCATCAGCGCCGCAGCCATCAACGACGTCATCGGCTGGCTGCTGCTGGCGCTCGTCACCGCGCTCGCGGCCTCGCAATGGGACGGCACGCTGTTCGCTGCACGCGTCGGCGCCGTGGCGCTCTTCGTCTGCGCGTCGACCTGGCTGGTGCGACCGCTGCTCAAGCGTGCGGTGCGCGCAATGCCGCCGCGCCACGGGCGCCTGCCGCCGAACCTGCTGGGACTCATGCTGGCCGTCATCTTCACCGCCGCCATGGCCACCTACGGCGTCGGCATCTTCGCCATCTTCGGCGCATTCATGATGGGCGTGCTGCTGTTCGACGAGACCGAGTTCGTCCACGCCTGGCGCGAGCGCATCGGCGACTTTGTCAACGTGTTCTTCCTGCCCATCTTCTTCACGTATACCGGACTGCTCACGTCCATCGGCTCGCTCGACTCGCTCGCAAGCTGGGGATGGTGCGCCGCCACCGTGCTGCTCGCGACGGTGGGCAAGCTCGGCGCGGCTTACCTGGCCGCCAGATTCTCCGGTTTCAACCACGCCGAATCGTCGATCCTCGGCTTCATGATGAATACCCGCGCGCTGATGGAACTGGTGGTGATCAACGTCGGCTACCAACTTGGCGTGATCTCCCAGCCCATGTTCACCATCCTGGTGATCATGGCCATCTTCAGCACCGTGCTCACCACGCCGGCGCTGCGACACTTCCTCCCGCGTTCGCGCCCGGCAACGGTCAGTGCGGCGGCGGCTGGGGAGGCCGCTTGA
- a CDS encoding DEAD/DEAH box helicase family protein — protein MAVLQAENERLIALLEANGIEWRPTPEPKTSPPQPESSRFSTEAKVALFRRRFQGRTDVYPVRWESRTTGKSGYAPACANEWRAGVCEKPRIKCGDCPNRSLIPLSDAAIYAHLVGDQTIGVYPLLEDDSCYFLAIDFDKAEWREDVRAFAGSCADLGVPVAVETSRSGNGAHAWIFFANRASARDARRLGTAIISQTCARTRQLELSSYDRLFPNQDTMPKGGFGNLIALPLQKKPRESGFTVFVDSDLRPHLDQWEFLASIQPLSPHDIEPTIVRATGGVHPLDVTFVDDEDLATPWKRTSSPPAKIPGAMPKSLTVTLANLVYFEKAELPQPLANRLIRLAAFQNPEFYRAQAMRLSVWDKPRVIGCAENYPRHIALPRGCLDAAQDLLRETSIRCDLRDERNAGEPIDARFVGTLRADQEAAAAAMLHYDVGVLCAPTAFGKTVTAAAMIARRGVNTLVLVHRTELLKQWQERLQTFLGVCGDVVGTIGGGKAKPTGKIDIAVMQSLSRKGEVNTLVENYGHVIVDECHHVGAVSFDAILKRCKARYVLGLTATPIRRDGQQPIIFMQCGPIRHTAARPLDVLHDLEVLPRSCFARIDLSPQSGIQEVFRHLANDRARTAAIAAEIRNAFDQGRKVLVLTERTEHLDAIQVALGAEAPPRFVLHGRMSRKQRATLIAELDALPPDAPRILLATGKLIGEGFDHPPLDTLVLAMPISWKGTLQQYAGRLHREHADKASVRIIDFVDAGHPALLRMWDKRQRGYRTMGYRIAEAQTVMQVMPRSIHPNAP, from the coding sequence TTGGCCGTGCTGCAGGCGGAGAACGAGCGACTGATTGCGCTCCTGGAGGCAAACGGGATCGAGTGGCGTCCGACGCCTGAACCCAAAACGTCTCCTCCGCAACCCGAATCGTCGCGGTTCTCCACCGAGGCGAAAGTGGCACTCTTTCGCCGGCGGTTTCAGGGTCGCACGGATGTCTACCCTGTGCGCTGGGAGAGCAGGACGACTGGCAAGTCGGGTTACGCACCTGCCTGCGCGAACGAGTGGCGCGCCGGAGTTTGCGAGAAGCCACGAATCAAGTGCGGAGACTGCCCGAATCGCTCATTGATCCCGCTTTCGGACGCTGCCATCTACGCCCACTTGGTCGGTGACCAGACGATCGGTGTTTACCCGCTGCTGGAGGACGACAGCTGTTACTTCCTCGCGATCGATTTCGACAAAGCCGAGTGGAGAGAGGATGTTCGAGCCTTCGCCGGTTCGTGCGCCGATCTCGGCGTTCCGGTTGCGGTCGAGACTTCTCGCTCGGGAAACGGGGCGCACGCCTGGATCTTCTTCGCAAATCGCGCATCGGCCCGGGACGCCCGTCGGTTGGGCACGGCCATCATCAGTCAGACCTGCGCGCGCACGCGGCAACTGGAACTCTCGTCTTACGACCGACTGTTTCCCAATCAGGACACCATGCCCAAGGGCGGCTTCGGCAATCTGATCGCCCTGCCGCTGCAGAAGAAGCCTCGGGAGAGCGGCTTCACTGTGTTTGTCGACTCCGACCTGCGACCACACCTGGACCAGTGGGAGTTCCTGGCGTCGATCCAGCCGCTGTCGCCGCACGACATCGAGCCGACGATCGTTCGGGCCACAGGCGGCGTGCATCCCCTCGACGTGACCTTTGTCGACGATGAGGATCTGGCGACGCCGTGGAAGCGCACTTCGTCACCGCCTGCGAAGATCCCGGGCGCGATGCCGAAGTCACTCACCGTGACCTTGGCGAACCTCGTCTACTTCGAGAAGGCCGAGCTCCCTCAGCCATTGGCCAACCGCCTGATTCGCCTCGCGGCGTTTCAGAACCCGGAATTCTACCGGGCACAGGCCATGCGGCTGTCGGTGTGGGACAAGCCGCGGGTGATCGGTTGCGCCGAGAACTATCCCCGTCACATTGCACTGCCGCGCGGCTGCCTCGATGCCGCGCAGGACTTGCTGCGTGAAACCTCAATCCGCTGTGATCTGAGGGACGAACGCAACGCCGGCGAGCCGATTGATGCCCGTTTCGTCGGGACGCTTCGAGCTGATCAGGAGGCGGCTGCTGCCGCGATGCTCCATTACGACGTGGGCGTGCTGTGCGCCCCAACCGCATTCGGCAAGACCGTCACCGCTGCCGCGATGATCGCGCGCCGTGGCGTAAACACCCTGGTGCTGGTGCATCGAACCGAACTGCTCAAGCAGTGGCAGGAGAGATTGCAGACGTTTCTTGGTGTGTGCGGGGATGTGGTCGGGACCATCGGCGGCGGCAAGGCAAAGCCCACCGGCAAGATCGACATCGCGGTGATGCAGTCGCTGTCCCGCAAAGGCGAGGTCAATACCCTCGTCGAGAACTACGGCCACGTCATCGTGGACGAGTGCCATCACGTCGGCGCGGTGTCTTTCGACGCCATCCTGAAGCGATGCAAGGCCAGGTACGTGCTCGGCCTGACCGCCACGCCGATCCGGCGTGATGGTCAGCAGCCGATCATCTTCATGCAGTGTGGACCGATCCGGCACACGGCGGCGCGACCTCTCGACGTCCTCCACGACCTGGAGGTGCTGCCTCGATCATGCTTTGCTCGAATCGATCTGTCGCCGCAGTCTGGGATTCAGGAGGTGTTTCGGCACCTCGCGAACGATCGGGCGCGGACAGCGGCAATCGCCGCAGAAATCAGGAATGCGTTCGATCAGGGCCGCAAGGTGCTGGTCCTAACCGAGCGCACCGAGCACCTCGACGCCATCCAAGTGGCGTTGGGTGCAGAGGCCCCGCCACGTTTCGTTCTTCACGGACGGATGTCCAGGAAACAGCGCGCCACGCTCATCGCAGAACTCGATGCGCTGCCACCCGATGCGCCGCGTATTCTGCTCGCCACCGGCAAGCTAATCGGCGAAGGATTCGACCATCCGCCCCTCGATACCCTGGTCCTGGCGATGCCCATCTCGTGGAAGGGAACGTTGCAGCAGTATGCTGGCCGGTTGCATCGAGAGCACGCCGACAAGGCCAGCGTTCGGATCATCGACTTCGTGGATGCCGGGCACCCGGCTCTACTGCGAATGTGGGACAAGCGCCAGCGCGGCTACCGTACGATGGGCTATCGGATTGCCGAAGCGCAGACCGTCATGCAGGTCATGCCTCGATCGATACATCCGAACGCGCCTTGA
- the fabG gene encoding 3-oxoacyl-ACP reductase FabG has translation MQSPATRRALVTGGSGGIGAAICRRLAAAGHHVYVHANTRPESAAAIVQEIVAGGGSAAPLCFDVTDATAVRSALDAILEAGPVQIIVNNAGIHADAVLAGMSDEQWHSVIDVSLDGFYHVTQALLLPMIRTRWGRIINCSSVSALIGNRGQVNYAAAKGALNSATKALAQELASRGITVNAVAPGIIDTPMSAPAFDAERIAQLVPMQRAGTPDEVAALIQFLSSEDAGYITGQIIAVSGGIA, from the coding sequence ATGCAATCTCCAGCGACCCGGCGCGCACTGGTCACCGGTGGCAGCGGCGGTATCGGCGCGGCGATCTGCCGACGTCTGGCCGCTGCCGGCCATCACGTCTACGTGCACGCCAACACCCGACCGGAATCTGCAGCGGCAATCGTGCAGGAGATCGTCGCCGGCGGCGGCAGTGCGGCGCCGCTGTGCTTCGACGTGACGGATGCGACTGCCGTCAGGAGCGCGCTCGATGCGATACTCGAAGCGGGCCCCGTGCAGATCATCGTCAACAACGCAGGCATCCACGCCGATGCCGTGCTCGCCGGCATGAGCGACGAGCAATGGCACTCGGTGATCGACGTGTCGCTGGACGGTTTCTATCACGTCACCCAGGCGCTGCTGCTGCCGATGATCCGCACGCGCTGGGGCCGCATCATCAACTGTTCGTCGGTGAGCGCGCTGATCGGCAATCGTGGTCAGGTCAATTACGCTGCGGCCAAGGGGGCGCTCAATTCGGCGACGAAGGCGCTGGCGCAGGAGCTGGCGAGCCGAGGCATCACCGTGAACGCGGTGGCGCCGGGCATCATCGACACGCCGATGAGCGCACCCGCCTTCGATGCCGAACGCATCGCGCAGCTCGTGCCCATGCAGCGCGCCGGCACCCCCGATGAGGTCGCGGCGCTGATACAGTTCCTGAGTTCCGAGGATGCCGGCTACATCACCGGCCAGATCATCGCCGTGAGCGGAGGCATTGCATGA